A genomic region of Dreissena polymorpha isolate Duluth1 chromosome 4, UMN_Dpol_1.0, whole genome shotgun sequence contains the following coding sequences:
- the LOC127876066 gene encoding exosome complex component RRP45-like, translating to MRDTPLSNCEREFIKKAISEKRRIDGRQAFDYRHMKISFGLERGCCQVEIGETRVMSQVSCQVGEPKQARPADGTLFINVELSPMACPSFEPGRLSDFGVEINRLLERCLKESRCIDTESLCIVTGEKVWEIRVDVHVLNHDGNLVDACSIAAIAALAHFRRPDVTVSGEEITIHPASERDLVPLSVHHMPICVSFAFFEQGKFLLVDPVDLEEKVMEGRMVIAMNKHREICTLQVTGQMLLLKDQVLRCSNIAVVKVAEITELIHKALENDRQERFKGGKFGFAESVSLDKVTANQKIAEPVDMTTLDAQRAASYLEGSESSDMDSSIVSSEEDENSVVILDKGVGGIGLGGVSRWNVDEEMEELAGEQQTTQTGQKVKQTHMVADHGSSSEEETTEVLGNQATNQKQKDKEASVRKKEKK from the exons ATGAGGGATACTCCACTATCAAATTGTGAACGAGAGTTCATCAAGAAGGCAATCAGTGAAAAAAGG AGAATAGACGGACGCCAAGCCTTTGACTACAGGCACATGAAAATTAGTTTTGGGTTAGAAAGAGGATGCTGCCAAGTAGAAATTGGAGAAACTAG GGTGATGAGCCAGGTGTCCTGCCAGGTAGGTGAGCCCAAGCAAGCAAGGCCTGCAGACGGAACGCTCTTCATCAACGTGGAGTTGTCTCCCATGGCGTGTCCAAGCTTTGAGCCAGGAAG ACTTTCTGACTTTGGTGTGGAGATCAACCGTCTACTGGAAAGGTGTTTGAAGGAATCACGATGCATCGACACAGAGTCCTTGTGTATTGTAACAGGAGAAAAG GTGTGGGAGATACGTGTAGATGTTCATGTTCTAAACCATGATGGCAACCTAGTGGATGCCTGTAGCATAGCCGCCATAGCTGCACTTGCTCACTTTAG AAGACCTGATGTGACAGTATCAGGTGAAGAAATTACTATT CACCCAGCCTCCGAGAGGGATCTAGTGCCCCTCAGTGTACATCATATGCCTATCTGTGTTTCCTTCGCTTTCTTTGAGCAAGG GAAGTTCCTACTGGTTGACCCAGTTGACCTTGAGGAGAAGGTGATGGAGGGACGGATGGTAATCGCTATGAACAAACATCGCGAGATATGTACACTGCAGGTCACTGGGCAGATGTTACTGCTAAAAGACCAG GTGCTGAGGTGTTCCAATATTGCAGTGGTGAAAGTGGCAGAGATTACAGAGCTTATCCATAAGGCACTGGAGAACGACCGACAAGAAAG ATTTAAGGGTGGCAAGTTTGGATTTGCCGAGTCTGTATCATTGGACAAGGTGACAGCCAATCAGAAGATAGCGGAGCCTGTTGACATGACAACCCTGGATGCACAGAGGGCGGCCTCGTACCTAGAGGGGTCAGAGTCCAGTGACATGGACAGCAGCATTGTGTCATCAGA AGAGGATGAAAACTCAGTTGTGATTTTG GACAAGGGTGTAGGGGGTATAGGGCTGGGAGGTGTCAGCAGATGGAACGTGGATGAAGAGATGGAGGAGTTGGCAGGAGAACAGCAGACAACACAGACAGGACAGAAAGTCAAGCAGACACACATGG TTGCAGACCATGGAAGCTCCAGTGAGGAGGAGACTACAGAGGTGCTAGGCAACCAGGCAACCAATCAGAA ACAAAAAGACAAAGAGGCTAGTGTAAGGAAGAAAGAGAAGAAATGa